One genomic region from Daphnia magna isolate NIES linkage group LG10, ASM2063170v1.1, whole genome shotgun sequence encodes:
- the LOC116932137 gene encoding tetratricopeptide repeat protein 17 isoform X1, with translation MRADIMFTILIIKVIWFLPLIWATTHWVVTQNGRITPQMDSIFQLEKSHDLMALLAQEDRTARAELLREELFQKKVEFEHREDKDSGALIEEKLYATDPDCLKVGRKVTSMAIFESTHSDFELYNINFNNDMLLTEVGNLEPDCSKPPLDFSMCTFEHLTGLQSRLGLTMEPEASLEKFIPANMDLKSFANWIVFSLQRNSTSWLSFNLATLYYRIVGNAAQALECSRRALLFSTKEMKTIALVNMGNILTHSHQQEDGIIVLHAAVDHNPSDPIAHYTLANSYALIGDLNRSVLCYENVLKLKPDLKMAIRKMHGIQCLSKLEKALETQHNVLQHTLTELKEQQRKFEEWNQLQEKIVSAQATVGQRLRSQLEYQEFRFRTTKSPPPVQDCEQYEEDGFMFFQCNIKTDMSTLETWGSAMMDLRNRLVDFQTQTDKIVDLLSLRSIANQSSLTGELNPSLTGAGPVASSSVRSGRSTSFQFDRSDLDEMETMPRPLTESELQRCPSLSLPKIDHMPTVLLLPESTGLDVVSLLNERIGLRIDEDHPLPWYPPICEKHPLKLLPYDEMSSIKSRNEHKKRLRDVIIQRHLLSYARSDVDQMLIKDGDDDIQSTAALAQVGQRILTALRNKIGPSWLLHTLAALYWRGHGRASNGIECFRQALNSVPEQQRHIPLTNLAGLLLKMGQVNDALSLASAAYQTNSREPKTNYLLGLLHLHFNNHSVAVKHFDRALKIDPDSAPEIEHYRLMAACHAVEKETAQHLQCQGVNTDLGSDTTYRTVLRCSKTEENEESESNCEAEVQGHTSNPASLEVAAIADTDDDFLIDSIVNEQKFINFELLQEESLPEGLLRMGKVLPPLPLTLQQCQGHRIRLRSQFTSTWLSVAAKNIDFKSMLPKSVPSKALVEPVCNASFPVTMATFDHLTGVRHRDKIDYRAESALEEALNALIFDKERIDSEEVARYLTYALKNNATSWVLTTAASLYWRVKGHVKNAIDCLRIALHHAPYDFKDIPLTSLANILHRSGLHNDALVAAYMALEISPTFVVIHFTAANIHAARGDVARALSFYQSTLALQPSFEPARQQLIELQCKQLLLEQHSVV, from the exons ATGCGCGCTGACATTATGTTCACTATTTTAATAATCAAAGTAATTTGGTTTTTACCATTGATATGGGCAACTACACATTGGGTCGTCACGCAAAATGGACGAATTACTccccag ATGGATTCAATATTTCAACTGGAGAAGTCACATGACTTAATGGCTCTTTTAGCTCAAGAAGATCGTACAGCCAGAGCCGAACTCTTACGTGAAGAGCTTTTTCAGAAGAAAGTTGAATTTGAACATCGTGAAGATAAAGATAGTGGAGCACTCATTGAAGAAAAGCTTTATGCTACAGACCCAGATTGCTTAAAAGTGGGACGAAAAGTCACCTCAATGGCAATTTTCGAATCAACTCACTCTGATTTTGAATTATACAATATCAACTTTAACAATGACATGCTGTTAACTGAGGTTGGCAATTTGGAACCAGATTGCTCCAAACCTCCATTGGATTTCTCCATGTGCACTTTTGAACATTTGACAGGATTACAAAGCCGGTTAGGCCTGACAATGGAACCGGAAGCAAGTTTGGAGAAATTCATCCCAGCCAATATGGATCTCAAATCTTTTGCCAATTGGATTGTTTTCAGTTTACAAAGGAATAGTACCTCATGGTTATCGTTTAATCTTGCCACTCTGTACTACCGCATTGTCGGAAATGCTGCCCAGGCGCTTGAGTGTAGCCGAAGAGCTCTTCTGTTTAGCACGAAGGAGATGAAAACTATAGCTTTAGTCAACATGGGTAACATTTTGACCCACAGTCATCAGCAAGAAGATGGAATTATCGTACTGCATGCAGCTGTTGATCACAACCCAAGTGATCCAATTGCGCATTACACGCTTGCGAACAGCTATGCCCTCATAGGTGATTTGAACAG GTCGGTTCTTTGCTACGAAAATGTTTTGAAGCTGAAACCTGATCTCAAAATGGCTATCAGAAAAATGCACGGCATCCAGTGCTTATCCAAATTGGAAAAAGCCCTAGAAACCCAGCATAA cgTTTTACAGCATACATTAACAGAATTAAAGGAACAGCAACGCAAGTTCGAGGAATGGAACCAGCTGCAAGAAAAGATAGTGAGTGCTCAAGCCACAGTCGGACAACGACTTCGCAGTCAACTAGAATACCAAGAATTTCGTTTCCGTACTACGAAATCTCCTCCAC CTGTGCAGGACTGTGAACAGTATGAAGAAGATGGATTCATGTTTTTTCAATGCAATATTAAAACGGACATGTCGACTTTAGAGACTTGGGGCTCAGCAATGATGGATTTACGTAACCGTCTGGTCGACTTTCAGACGCAAACTGACAAGATTGTCGATCTTCTTAGCTTGCGTAGTATAGCCAATCAGTCATCACTTACAGGCGAACTAAACCCGTCTTTAACTGGCGCTGGTCCTGTAGCGTCTTCTTCCGTAAGATCAGGGAGATCTACATCATTTCAGTTTGATCGCAGTGATTTGGATGAAATGGAAACGATGCCTCGTCCGCTTACTGAATCCGAGTTGCAACGCTGCCCGTCACTCAGCTTACCCAAAATTGACCATATGCCAACTGTATTGCTGCTGCCGGAATCTACTGGATTAGA TGTTGTGAGTTTACTTAACGAACGGATTGGTCTTCGCATAGATGAGGATCACCCTTTACCTTGGTATCCGCCCATTTGTGAGAAACATCCGTTGAAATTACTACCCTACGATGAG ATGTCATCGATCAAGTCTCGCAATGAGCACAAAAAACGGTTGAGAGACGTGATAATTCAGCGACATCTGCTCAGTTACGCTAGGAGTGACGTGGATCAAATGTTGATTAAAGATGGTGACGACGATATTCAGTCGACAGCAGCGCTGGCACAAGTGGGACAGCGTATCCTTACAGCACTACGAAAT AAAATTGGCCCTTCATGGCTTCTGCATACGCTGGCAGCTCTGTATTGGCGCGGCCATGGAAGAGCGTCTAATGGCATCGAATGTTTCCGCCAAGCCCTGAATTCCGTGCCAGAGCAGCAACGCCATATTCCGCTTACCAATTTAGCTGGTCTGTTGTTGAAAATGGGTCAAGTGAACGACGCATTATCTTTAGCATCCGCTGCCTACCAAACAAACAGCCGAGAGCCAAAGACAAACTACTTATTGGGTCTACTCCATCTACATTTCAACAACCACTCAGTTGCCGTTAAGCATTTTGACCGCGCTCTTAAAATTGATCCGGATTCTGCCCCAGAAATTGAGCATTACAGGTTAATGGCAGCGTGTCACGCAGTCGAAAAAGAAACCGCCCAGCACCTGCAATGCCAAGGAGTAAATACA GATTTAGGTTCAGACACAACGTATAGGACAGTTCTGCGCTGTAGCAAGACGGAAGAAAACGAGGAATCGGAGAGCAATTGCGAAGCGGAAGTTCAGGGTCATACATCCAACCCAGCTAGTTTGGAAGTAGCCGCCATAGCAGATACGGACGATGATTTCTTAATCGACTCGATTGTCAATGAACAGAAATTCATAAACTTCGAGCTCT TGCAGGAAGAATCTCTACCTGAAGGACTGTTACGAATGGGAAAAGTACTACCTCCTCTGCCTCTCACACTACAGCAATGTCAGGGGCATCGTATACGTCTTCGATCGCAGTTTACCTCCACCTGGCTAAGCGTTGCAGCCAAAAACATTGA ttttaaaagcATGTTGCCAAAAAGCGTGCCCTCTAAAGCCCTTGTAGAGCCTGTTTGTAATGCCTCTTTTCCCGTCACTATGGCGACATTTGATCATCTTACTGGCGTTCGACATCGTGATAAAATTGACTACCGGGCTGAGAGCGCCCTAGAAGAAGCCCTGAATGCCCTAATATTTGACAAAGAGAGAATCGATTCGGAAGAAGTGGCGCGCTATTTGACCTACGCTCTAAAAAAC aatgcAACATCTTGGGTATTGACCACAGCTGCGTCTCTCTACTGGCGAGTTAAAGGTCATGTAAAAAATGCCATTGATTGCCTTCGAATTGCCCTGCATCACGCGCCGTACGATTTCAAAGATATTCCCTTAACCAGTTTAGCCAACATTCTTCATAG ATCTGGTTTACACAATGACGCCTTGGTGGCGGCCTACATGGCGTTGGAAATCTCACCGACATTTGTGGTTATTCACTTTACAGCGGCCAACATCCACGCAGCTCGG GGTGATGTTGCCAGAGCATTGTCTTTTTATCAGTCAACATTGGCTCTACAACCAAGCTTTGAGCCGGCAAGGCAACAACTGATCGAACTCCAGTGCAAACAACTTTTATTGGAACAGCATTCTGTAGTCTAA
- the LOC116932137 gene encoding tetratricopeptide repeat protein 17 isoform X2 has translation MRADIMFTILIIKVIWFLPLIWATTHWVVTQNGRITPQMDSIFQLEKSHDLMALLAQEDRTARAELLREELFQKKVEFEHREDKDSGALIEEKLYATDPDCLKVGRKVTSMAIFESTHSDFELYNINFNNDMLLTEVGNLEPDCSKPPLDFSMCTFEHLTGLQSRLGLTMEPEASLEKFIPANMDLKSFANWIVFSLQRNSTSWLSFNLATLYYRIVGNAAQALECSRRALLFSTKEMKTIALVNMGNILTHSHQQEDGIIVLHAAVDHNPSDPIAHYTLANSYALIGDLNRSVLCYENVLKLKPDLKMAIRKMHGIQCLSKLEKALETQHNVLQHTLTELKEQQRKFEEWNQLQEKIVSAQATVGQRLRSQLEYQEFRFRTTKSPPPVQDCEQYEEDGFMFFQCNIKTDMSTLETWGSAMMDLRNRLVDFQTQTDKIVDLLSLRSIANQSSLTGELNPSLTGAGPVASSSVRSGRSTSFQFDRSDLDEMETMPRPLTESELQRCPSLSLPKIDHMPTVLLLPESTGLDVVSLLNERIGLRIDEDHPLPWYPPICEKHPLKLLPYDEMSSIKSRNEHKKRLRDVIIQRHLLSYARSDVDQMLIKDGDDDIQSTAALAQVGQRILTALRNKIGPSWLLHTLAALYWRGHGRASNGIECFRQALNSVPEQQRHIPLTNLAGLLLKMGQVNDALSLASAAYQTNSREPKTNYLLGLLHLHFNNHSVAVKHFDRALKIDPDSAPEIEHYRLMAACHAVEKETAQHLQCQGDLGSDTTYRTVLRCSKTEENEESESNCEAEVQGHTSNPASLEVAAIADTDDDFLIDSIVNEQKFINFELLQEESLPEGLLRMGKVLPPLPLTLQQCQGHRIRLRSQFTSTWLSVAAKNIDFKSMLPKSVPSKALVEPVCNASFPVTMATFDHLTGVRHRDKIDYRAESALEEALNALIFDKERIDSEEVARYLTYALKNNATSWVLTTAASLYWRVKGHVKNAIDCLRIALHHAPYDFKDIPLTSLANILHRSGLHNDALVAAYMALEISPTFVVIHFTAANIHAARGDVARALSFYQSTLALQPSFEPARQQLIELQCKQLLLEQHSVV, from the exons ATGCGCGCTGACATTATGTTCACTATTTTAATAATCAAAGTAATTTGGTTTTTACCATTGATATGGGCAACTACACATTGGGTCGTCACGCAAAATGGACGAATTACTccccag ATGGATTCAATATTTCAACTGGAGAAGTCACATGACTTAATGGCTCTTTTAGCTCAAGAAGATCGTACAGCCAGAGCCGAACTCTTACGTGAAGAGCTTTTTCAGAAGAAAGTTGAATTTGAACATCGTGAAGATAAAGATAGTGGAGCACTCATTGAAGAAAAGCTTTATGCTACAGACCCAGATTGCTTAAAAGTGGGACGAAAAGTCACCTCAATGGCAATTTTCGAATCAACTCACTCTGATTTTGAATTATACAATATCAACTTTAACAATGACATGCTGTTAACTGAGGTTGGCAATTTGGAACCAGATTGCTCCAAACCTCCATTGGATTTCTCCATGTGCACTTTTGAACATTTGACAGGATTACAAAGCCGGTTAGGCCTGACAATGGAACCGGAAGCAAGTTTGGAGAAATTCATCCCAGCCAATATGGATCTCAAATCTTTTGCCAATTGGATTGTTTTCAGTTTACAAAGGAATAGTACCTCATGGTTATCGTTTAATCTTGCCACTCTGTACTACCGCATTGTCGGAAATGCTGCCCAGGCGCTTGAGTGTAGCCGAAGAGCTCTTCTGTTTAGCACGAAGGAGATGAAAACTATAGCTTTAGTCAACATGGGTAACATTTTGACCCACAGTCATCAGCAAGAAGATGGAATTATCGTACTGCATGCAGCTGTTGATCACAACCCAAGTGATCCAATTGCGCATTACACGCTTGCGAACAGCTATGCCCTCATAGGTGATTTGAACAG GTCGGTTCTTTGCTACGAAAATGTTTTGAAGCTGAAACCTGATCTCAAAATGGCTATCAGAAAAATGCACGGCATCCAGTGCTTATCCAAATTGGAAAAAGCCCTAGAAACCCAGCATAA cgTTTTACAGCATACATTAACAGAATTAAAGGAACAGCAACGCAAGTTCGAGGAATGGAACCAGCTGCAAGAAAAGATAGTGAGTGCTCAAGCCACAGTCGGACAACGACTTCGCAGTCAACTAGAATACCAAGAATTTCGTTTCCGTACTACGAAATCTCCTCCAC CTGTGCAGGACTGTGAACAGTATGAAGAAGATGGATTCATGTTTTTTCAATGCAATATTAAAACGGACATGTCGACTTTAGAGACTTGGGGCTCAGCAATGATGGATTTACGTAACCGTCTGGTCGACTTTCAGACGCAAACTGACAAGATTGTCGATCTTCTTAGCTTGCGTAGTATAGCCAATCAGTCATCACTTACAGGCGAACTAAACCCGTCTTTAACTGGCGCTGGTCCTGTAGCGTCTTCTTCCGTAAGATCAGGGAGATCTACATCATTTCAGTTTGATCGCAGTGATTTGGATGAAATGGAAACGATGCCTCGTCCGCTTACTGAATCCGAGTTGCAACGCTGCCCGTCACTCAGCTTACCCAAAATTGACCATATGCCAACTGTATTGCTGCTGCCGGAATCTACTGGATTAGA TGTTGTGAGTTTACTTAACGAACGGATTGGTCTTCGCATAGATGAGGATCACCCTTTACCTTGGTATCCGCCCATTTGTGAGAAACATCCGTTGAAATTACTACCCTACGATGAG ATGTCATCGATCAAGTCTCGCAATGAGCACAAAAAACGGTTGAGAGACGTGATAATTCAGCGACATCTGCTCAGTTACGCTAGGAGTGACGTGGATCAAATGTTGATTAAAGATGGTGACGACGATATTCAGTCGACAGCAGCGCTGGCACAAGTGGGACAGCGTATCCTTACAGCACTACGAAAT AAAATTGGCCCTTCATGGCTTCTGCATACGCTGGCAGCTCTGTATTGGCGCGGCCATGGAAGAGCGTCTAATGGCATCGAATGTTTCCGCCAAGCCCTGAATTCCGTGCCAGAGCAGCAACGCCATATTCCGCTTACCAATTTAGCTGGTCTGTTGTTGAAAATGGGTCAAGTGAACGACGCATTATCTTTAGCATCCGCTGCCTACCAAACAAACAGCCGAGAGCCAAAGACAAACTACTTATTGGGTCTACTCCATCTACATTTCAACAACCACTCAGTTGCCGTTAAGCATTTTGACCGCGCTCTTAAAATTGATCCGGATTCTGCCCCAGAAATTGAGCATTACAGGTTAATGGCAGCGTGTCACGCAGTCGAAAAAGAAACCGCCCAGCACCTGCAATGCCAAGGA GATTTAGGTTCAGACACAACGTATAGGACAGTTCTGCGCTGTAGCAAGACGGAAGAAAACGAGGAATCGGAGAGCAATTGCGAAGCGGAAGTTCAGGGTCATACATCCAACCCAGCTAGTTTGGAAGTAGCCGCCATAGCAGATACGGACGATGATTTCTTAATCGACTCGATTGTCAATGAACAGAAATTCATAAACTTCGAGCTCT TGCAGGAAGAATCTCTACCTGAAGGACTGTTACGAATGGGAAAAGTACTACCTCCTCTGCCTCTCACACTACAGCAATGTCAGGGGCATCGTATACGTCTTCGATCGCAGTTTACCTCCACCTGGCTAAGCGTTGCAGCCAAAAACATTGA ttttaaaagcATGTTGCCAAAAAGCGTGCCCTCTAAAGCCCTTGTAGAGCCTGTTTGTAATGCCTCTTTTCCCGTCACTATGGCGACATTTGATCATCTTACTGGCGTTCGACATCGTGATAAAATTGACTACCGGGCTGAGAGCGCCCTAGAAGAAGCCCTGAATGCCCTAATATTTGACAAAGAGAGAATCGATTCGGAAGAAGTGGCGCGCTATTTGACCTACGCTCTAAAAAAC aatgcAACATCTTGGGTATTGACCACAGCTGCGTCTCTCTACTGGCGAGTTAAAGGTCATGTAAAAAATGCCATTGATTGCCTTCGAATTGCCCTGCATCACGCGCCGTACGATTTCAAAGATATTCCCTTAACCAGTTTAGCCAACATTCTTCATAG ATCTGGTTTACACAATGACGCCTTGGTGGCGGCCTACATGGCGTTGGAAATCTCACCGACATTTGTGGTTATTCACTTTACAGCGGCCAACATCCACGCAGCTCGG GGTGATGTTGCCAGAGCATTGTCTTTTTATCAGTCAACATTGGCTCTACAACCAAGCTTTGAGCCGGCAAGGCAACAACTGATCGAACTCCAGTGCAAACAACTTTTATTGGAACAGCATTCTGTAGTCTAA